The following are from one region of the Nitrospirota bacterium genome:
- a CDS encoding GDP-mannose 4,6-dehydratase: MKILVTGGAGFIGSNVVDGYINEGHEVVIIDNLSTGKVENINKKANFYLMDLCSKECSKVFEIEKPDVVNHHGAQMSVPASVNDPMFDANVNILGFLNIVELSVKFSVKKFIFISSGGAVYGEAGDTPSAETSPVTPLSPYAITKLTAEYYLNFYRHQYGLNYTVLRYANIFGQRQTPHAEAGVVAIFMEKLISGTVPVIYSFPDEPDGMIRDYCYVKDVVRANVTALTKGTGQVVNIGTSVETTTGELYRTILECARQNGYAKEDRFSVPVKGPARPGDLRKSTLNISKAEEVLGWKPLYALKSGLSETFDFYMGKQSE, encoded by the coding sequence ATGAAAATACTTGTGACAGGAGGCGCCGGATTTATTGGTTCAAACGTAGTGGATGGCTACATTAATGAGGGGCATGAGGTCGTTATCATTGATAATTTAAGTACCGGCAAGGTAGAAAATATAAATAAAAAGGCAAATTTTTATCTGATGGATTTATGCTCCAAAGAATGTTCAAAAGTCTTTGAGATAGAAAAACCTGACGTAGTAAATCATCATGGGGCGCAGATGTCAGTGCCTGCCTCAGTAAATGACCCGATGTTTGATGCAAACGTAAATATTTTAGGATTTCTAAACATTGTTGAACTCTCTGTAAAGTTTAGTGTAAAGAAGTTTATTTTTATATCCTCCGGCGGTGCTGTTTATGGTGAGGCAGGAGATACTCCTTCTGCTGAGACATCTCCTGTAACTCCTCTTTCGCCATACGCAATAACCAAACTAACTGCCGAGTATTATTTGAATTTTTATCGCCACCAATATGGGCTTAATTACACGGTATTAAGATATGCCAATATTTTTGGGCAAAGACAAACGCCGCATGCTGAGGCAGGGGTTGTCGCTATTTTTATGGAAAAACTTATTTCCGGCACAGTGCCTGTGATTTATAGTTTTCCGGATGAACCGGACGGCATGATACGAGACTACTGTTATGTGAAAGACGTGGTAAGGGCAAATGTGACAGCGCTGACAAAGGGCACTGGGCAAGTGGTAAACATAGGCACCTCAGTTGAGACAACAACTGGAGAGCTTTACCGAACCATACTTGAGTGTGCACGGCAAAACGGATATGCCAAAGAAGACAGATTTAGTGTACCTGTAAAGGGGCCGGCGCGCCCCGGTGATTTAAGAAAAAGCACCTTAAACATTTCTAAGGCTGAAGAGGTGCTCGGCTGGAAACCACTGTATGCTTTAAAGTCAGGGCTTTCCGAAACGTTTGACTTCTACATGGGAAAACAATCTGAGTAA